The following coding sequences lie in one Lolium perenne isolate Kyuss_39 chromosome 2, Kyuss_2.0, whole genome shotgun sequence genomic window:
- the LOC127335723 gene encoding LIM domain-containing protein PLIM2b — MSFTGTQDKCTACDKTVHFIDLLTADGVIYHKTCFKCSHCKGILSMCSYSSMDGVLYCKTHFEQLFKETGSFSKKFTPGNRSCDKELSRAPSKLSSIFSGTQDKCTACQKTVYPLEKMTLEGEAYHKGCFKCSHGGCILTTSSYAALNGVLYCKIHFGQLFMEKGSYSHMKKKSSSHEVLPDLVAEEQPAAPEAPAQDGE; from the exons ATGTCTTTCACCGGCACGCAGGACAAGTGCACGGCGTGCGACAAGACGGTCCACTTCATCGACCTCCTCACGGCTGACGGCGTCATCTACCACAAGACCTGCTTCAAATGCAGCCACTGCAAGGGGATCCTCTCG ATGTGCAGCTATTCTTCCATGGACGGCGTCCTCTACTGCAAGACGCACTTCGAGCAGCTCTTCAAGGAGACAGGGAGCTTCTCCAAGAAGTTCACACCGG GTAACAGATCATGCGACAAGGAACTG TCAAGGGCCCCAAGCAAGCTATCTTCTATCTTCTCTGGCACTCAGGATAAATGCACAGCTTGCCAGAAAACAGTGTACCCACTTGAAAAG ATGACTTTGGAGGGCGAGGCGTACCACAAGGGCTGCTTCAAGTGCTCACACGGGGGTTGCATCCTAACCACCTCGTCTTACGCAGCGCTGAATGGCGTATTGTACTGCAAGATCCATTTCGGACAACTCTTCATGGAGAAAGGAAGCTACAGCCACATGAAAAagaagagcagctcccatgaggTCTTGCCTGACCTGGTGGCTGAAGAGCAACCGGCGGCTCCCGAAGCACCGGCGCAAGATGGAGAATAG